A segment of the Candidatus Poribacteria bacterium genome:
GGAAGGAGTTGGCGGCGATCTTCAGGAGGAAAGCGGCAATGAGATCCGTGGCCTGCTCAGCGTCGAAACGATCATCGATAAATGGGGCTAAGGTTCTATCGGGCAGGCCGATGGATATGGACATGCCATGCCCCTCGATGGCAACCGCCAGATGAACAAGGGCCATCGCCTGTAAGGCCTCGAACAGATCTCGGGCGGGTTTAGCGGGGACGTGACGACAGGCTCGTGCGACGCGCAGTAGAAGTTCGCGAATCACATCATCTCGCTCCGACCGTGCGGCTTCCTCGGCCGCCTTCGCGTATCGATGTGCCCAATCGATGACCGCCTGGAGGGAGATGATCATCGCCTCACGATAGATCCGCCTTTCAGGATCGGTCTCATCAAGGTTATGCCGTTCAGCCTCGGCGATCAACGATTCCAATCCCCTGTGGACAACCGTATCCATGTCCACGGCCAGATGGCCGATGCCCGCAGCTCCGCCGAAGCTTTTATCCTTCCAGTAATCCAGAATCTCCTGTGGTATCTTACCGTCCAGAATATGGTCCAACCCCTCGTTTTCGATAAGCACCTGCGTGTCATTGGTTATGCCGTGCTCCGGGATGAGCATCCAGGCCCGCGGGCGGGAGGATGTGTTTCCGGCGAAGATTGGGTTCGAGCTCAGGTCCAGATCCATATTGCCAAGGACATGTGCGAACGCCTTTGCCCTCTTCAGCGGAGGCGGGTCATCCTCATATCTCCGATAGGCCTCGGTGACCAGCCATGCCCTCTGCAGACATACCGTGTCCTCGGTGGAGATGAGCTCGTCGCGAACCCGTCTGATTAAATCCCTCATCTCTCGCCTTCCAGAACAAGTCATTCATTGTCACTTGTCGTCATTTATGGTCATTGAAATGACAACAAATGACCATAAATGACTACAAATGACTTACTCAGCCTTTATCACTCCACGTAGAAGAGATACGACCTTTCGAAGGAGTTATCCAGGTAGACGTACACCTCCCACTCACCTCTGGCAAACCCGCCCGCAGGCTTCTCCAGGTAGAACCATGTTATCTGCTCGCCGTTGGAGGTGAAGTATTCCGCGCTTTTGTAATAGGGAGGTTCCCCTGCGCCCTGTTCCGGCGAGAACCATTCGACTCTGACGTTATGGCTTCCCTCGACGTTGATCCAGTAGATCCACAGATATATCCTTTCGTCGTCCGGGCGGAAGGTGTTGGTTATCCCGTTGGGTCGGTTGTCGACCACATCCAGCGACAGGACTGAATCCACGATCATCGGCTCGCCTTTGAACGGGCTGATAGAGCTGCTTCCTCCCGATTGGCTTCCACAGCCGGTCAACATCCAGGCTATAACGGAGATCAGCAGGATCAACGCTCCAAGTCGAGCTTTTCTCTTCCAAGAATTGACCATCTTTCCCCTCACCGAAATTCATCGTTGAGATGTAAGGATGATAACTGAGAACCCTTCGAATTTCAAGAGCGAGTTGCTCAGGCCGATCCCTCCATGGTATAATCTCACTTGATCATGACCGTCAGAAGGTATCTCCTCATAAAGGGCGTAGTTCAAGGCGTCGGGTTCCGCCCCTTCATATATAACCTCGCCGCCAAGTATGATTTAAAAGGATGGGTTCTGAACTCCACTGACGGCGTGCACATCGAAGTGGAAGGCCCCGTCGATGAGGTAGAGGGGTTCATCTCTCAGATCCGTCTCGAGGCTCCTCCTTTGGCGCGGATAGATTCGATAGAGGTCAGGGAGCTTGAACCTATCGGATACACCGATTTCACCATCCGACATAGCGAGGGCGATTCGAGCAAGTATATCAAGATCTCGCCCGATGTCTCCATCTGCGAGGATTGTCTCAGGGAGCTTTTCGATCCCACCGACAGGAGATACCTATATCCGTTCATCAACTGCACCAACTGCGGCCCGAGATTCACGATAATCAAGGATATCCCCTACGACCGGCATAACACCACCATGAGACCTTTCAAGATGTGTAAGCTGTGTCAGGCGGAATATGATGATCCGTCGAATCGGAGGTTCCACGCCCAGCCGAACGCCTGCCATACCTGCGGGCCACACGTATGGCTTGAAAGAAGCGGCTCGAGGGGGATCGTCGCCGAAAGGGATGAGGCGATAAGGGAGGTCATACGCAGGTTGTCCAAGGGCGAAATCGTCGCCATCAAAGGACTGGGCGGATTTCACCTGGCATGCGACGCCTCAAATCAGGAGGCGACTGCGAAGCTCAGGGAGAGGAAACGCAAAAGCCTTAAGCCCTTTGCCATAATGGCACCTGATATCGAGACGATAAAAACCTTCTGTTTCGTCTCAGATCAGGAGGAGAAGCTTCTTTCCGGATATCAGAGGCCGATCGTGCTTCTGAGGAGAAAGCCCGGTGCGCCGATAGCGGAGGCCGTCGCGCCGAACAACGAGTTTTTGGGCGTGATGCTGCCCTATACCCCGCTGCACTATCTGCTGTTCTGCTCCGATCTCCGGCCTGAGGGGGTGAAACCCTTCATCGCTCTCGTCATGACGAGCGGGAACCTCTCCGAGGAGCCGATAGCGATAGATAACGAGGAGGCCAGAGAGAGGTTAAAGGATCTGGCGGACTGGTTTTTGATGCATAACAGGGAGATATGCACGCGGTGTGACGACTCGGTGGCTAAAGTGGATCTGGGAACGCAGATCATGATCCGACGCTCCCGCGGATATGCGCCCTACCCGGTGGATCTTCACATCGATATGCCGCAGATCCTCGCCTGCGGAGCGGAGCTCAAAAACACCTTCTGCCTGACCAAGGAGAATCACGCCTTCCTGAGCCAGCATATCGGCGATCTACAGAACGCGGAGGCCTTCAAGTTCTTCGCCGATTCGATAGAGTATATGAAGAAGCTCTTCAGAATCGAGCCCGAATTCATCGCCTACGACCTTCATCCGGAGTACCTCTCGACGAAATATGCCATGGAATTCCAGGGGAAGCTGGATCTCATCGGCGTGCAGCATCATCACGCTCACATAGCAAGCTGTATGGCCGAAAGGAGAGTTGAGGGGAAGGTGATAGGTGTGTCATTCGATGGGACGGGATACGGAACGGACGGGAGGATATGGGGGGGCGAGTTTCTGGTGGCCGACGAGAGGGAATTTGTGAGGATCGCTCATCTCAAATATCTGCCTCTGCCCGGCGGGGACGCGGCCGTCAGGGAACCCTATAGGATGGCGCTGAGCTATCTGTGGGATCTGTATGGAGATGGACTTTGGGAGGCGGGTTTGCCCATGCTTGAAAGGATCAACCCGGCCAATCTCAGGCTTATCGTGCAGATGATCGAACGGGGAATCAACTCCCCGCTCACCTCAAGCTGTGGGAGGCTCTTCGATGCCGTCTCCGCACTGGCCGGCGTCCGATCGGTCATAAGCTACGAGGCTCAGGCCGCTATGGAGCTGGAGATGAAGGCATGGAGGGAAGGGGGTTTAAAGGTGGAGGCCCCAAGCTACGGCTGGGATCTGATAAAGGATGAGAGCCCATGGCTGGTGGATATGTCCGAGACGATCAGAGGCGTGGTCGAGGACGTCTTATCCGGCAAAAGCGCGGGATGGATCTCACACAGGTTCCATCGGACGATGGCCGATGTGATCGCCGTGGTCTGTCGGGAGATGAGAGGGGAATTCGGATTGAACGATGTGGCCCTGAGCGGAGGGGTCTTCCAGAACAGGTTGCTCCTGAACCTCTCCTTTAAAAGGCTGGCTGAGCAGGGATTTCGCGTGCTGTTCAACAGGGAGGTTCCCGCAAATGACGGCGGGATATCCCTGGGGCAGGCCTACATCGCCGCTTCGAGGGTGAGAGGATGAACCGGGAAAGGCTAAAGGAGTTGCTCGAGAGGGTTAAATCGGGTGAGCTATCGATAGATGAAGCTCTAAGTGACCTCAGATCACTTCCATTCGAGGATCTGGGATTCGCTAAGGTGGATCATCATCGCGGGATCAGACAGGGGTTTCCCGAGGTGATCTTCTGTCAGGGGAAAAGGGTGGAACAGGTGGTTGAGATATCCAGGCGGATCATATCGAAGGGGGCCGATCTTTTGGCCACGAGGGCGTCGAGGGAGATATACGAGTCGATCCGCGAGATAGCCCCTAAGGCCAGATATAACGATCTGGCGAGGGCGGTGATACTGGAGCAGGTTCCCAAGGAAAGGCTCAAAGGGGTGACCGTCATCTCGGCCGGGACGGCGGACCTTCCCGTCGCCGAGGAGGCCGCTGAGACGGCTTGGATAATGGGAAATGAGGTCGATAGGATCTATGACGTCGGCGTGGCTGGGCTGCATAGATTGCTTGGGAACCTCGATAGGATCACCTTGGCCAACGTTCTCGTGGTCGTCGCTGGGATGGAGGGAGCTTTGGCAAGTGTGGTAGGCGGATTGGTCGATAAACCCGTCATAGCTGTGCCTACGAGCGTGGGATATGGGGCTAGCTTCGGGGGATTGGCGGCGCTTCTGACCATGCTCAACAGTTGTGCCTCAGGCGTGGCGGTGGTCAACATAGATAACGGTTTCGGCGCGGGATATATCGCCTCGCTCATAAACCGACTCGCTCATGCCCCCCATCAGCCCATATAGCCATGATAGACGGAATTATGTCGTCGATAAGGCCGTTCCAACCGCCGCTTGATCCTCTACACCTTGACCGATGATGAGCGTTGTCAGACGCCCTTCGATAACGTAGCGCGTTACCTTTTGATCGCCCCTAGGTGATGGCGAGCTTATCCTTGGGCTCGACAGACAGAAATGCGGAATTGGA
Coding sequences within it:
- the hypF gene encoding carbamoyltransferase HypF; its protein translation is MTVRRYLLIKGVVQGVGFRPFIYNLAAKYDLKGWVLNSTDGVHIEVEGPVDEVEGFISQIRLEAPPLARIDSIEVRELEPIGYTDFTIRHSEGDSSKYIKISPDVSICEDCLRELFDPTDRRYLYPFINCTNCGPRFTIIKDIPYDRHNTTMRPFKMCKLCQAEYDDPSNRRFHAQPNACHTCGPHVWLERSGSRGIVAERDEAIREVIRRLSKGEIVAIKGLGGFHLACDASNQEATAKLRERKRKSLKPFAIMAPDIETIKTFCFVSDQEEKLLSGYQRPIVLLRRKPGAPIAEAVAPNNEFLGVMLPYTPLHYLLFCSDLRPEGVKPFIALVMTSGNLSEEPIAIDNEEARERLKDLADWFLMHNREICTRCDDSVAKVDLGTQIMIRRSRGYAPYPVDLHIDMPQILACGAELKNTFCLTKENHAFLSQHIGDLQNAEAFKFFADSIEYMKKLFRIEPEFIAYDLHPEYLSTKYAMEFQGKLDLIGVQHHHAHIASCMAERRVEGKVIGVSFDGTGYGTDGRIWGGEFLVADEREFVRIAHLKYLPLPGGDAAVREPYRMALSYLWDLYGDGLWEAGLPMLERINPANLRLIVQMIERGINSPLTSSCGRLFDAVSALAGVRSVISYEAQAAMELEMKAWREGGLKVEAPSYGWDLIKDESPWLVDMSETIRGVVEDVLSGKSAGWISHRFHRTMADVIAVVCREMRGEFGLNDVALSGGVFQNRLLLNLSFKRLAEQGFRVLFNREVPANDGGISLGQAYIAASRVRG
- the larB gene encoding nickel pincer cofactor biosynthesis protein LarB — protein: MNRERLKELLERVKSGELSIDEALSDLRSLPFEDLGFAKVDHHRGIRQGFPEVIFCQGKRVEQVVEISRRIISKGADLLATRASREIYESIREIAPKARYNDLARAVILEQVPKERLKGVTVISAGTADLPVAEEAAETAWIMGNEVDRIYDVGVAGLHRLLGNLDRITLANVLVVVAGMEGALASVVGGLVDKPVIAVPTSVGYGASFGGLAALLTMLNSCASGVAVVNIDNGFGAGYIASLINRLAHAPHQPI